TCGCGATCGCCTAGGGATTCAATCAAATCTTGACCCGTGAGCAAGCCGGTGACGGTGAGCGCTTGACCCCAGTAGCGACTGGCTAAACCGACTAGATCGACTTGCAAGCCTTGGACTCGATTTAATCGAGCTTGGAGGGGTTGAAAAGCTTGCTCTACCACATTCCCCACCACCCAAGTCAGCCGACGGGATGGCGCAATTTGAGGAGGTAAAGCCTCGGCTTGGCGTTCAAATTCACTAATAAACGACCGAATGGAACCTACGCCGTTTTCCAGTTGGGGATATTGTTCGTACCAACTGGCGGCGGGCAGGGGTTGACCAGCAATGAGATACCATTCATCGGCCAACCAAGCAAAGCGGCTGCCGAGTTCCGCTTGAAATTGCGACTGGAGAGCCTCAACGAGTGAGATCGTCGCCGCAGCATCGGCAGGCTGCACGGGGCGTAATTCATCCTCCGTGGGCCGAAAGCGGGTCAGACCGACGGGCACAACAGCCACCGAGGCTACGGTTGCAGGATCACCTGTATGAAAAGCGGCTAAATCCGTCAGAGTTCGCTGCAGTTGGGCCCCATCGTTAAGGTCTGGACAGACGACGACCTGCGCGTGAATTTGCAGGTGGTGCTCACGGAACCACTGCAACTGCTCAACAATCAAGCCCGCCCGTTCATTTTTGAGCAACCGCCGCCGCAGATCGGGATCGGTGGCATGGACGGAAACATAGAGCGGTGACAACCGCAGCTGAGCAATGCGTCGCCATTCTGCTTCGCTGAGGTTCGTCAGTGTCAGGTAGGAGCCGTAGAGAAAACTAAGGCGATAGTCGTCATCTTTGTAGTAAAGGCTCTCGCGTTTCCCGGGGGGTTGCTGATCAATAAAGCAAAAGGGACAGCGATTGTTGCACTGAATCAACCCATCGAAGAGAGCGGTCTCAAATTCCAGCCCTAGCCCTTCGTCGGTGTCTTTCTCAATGTCGATTTGGTGCGATCGCCCAGCAGCATCCAGCACCTCTAACGCTAAAAACTCATCGCTGCAGAGGAATTGATAATCGATCAGATCGCGGGGTTGCTGACCATTGATCGAAACGATCGCATCGCCCGGCTCAAAGCCAATTTCAGCCGCAATCGAATCCGGTAAAACTCGGCTAATGCGGGCGGGTTGAAGACTCGAACGGCTCATGGGGGCGATCGCAGGACAGGATTAATGAAAAAAGCACACCCTTCCATTAAATATTCTGCAAAGTTCCCGTGGCGATCGCCGTCAGAATCAGACCGCCAAAGATAATCCGATAGATGACGAAGCTCCAAGTGTTGTGGGTGCGCAGAAAACGCAGCAACCAAGCGATCGCCAACCAAGAGAAGATCAGCGAAGACAGCGTACCGATTGCGAGAACACCCAAGGAGGATCCGTCCAATCCTGCCTCGAGTAAGTCCTTGAGTTCGACTAAGCCTGCGATCGTGATCGCCGGAATTCCCAGCAGGAAGGAGAAGCGGGCAGCGGTATCGCGTTTCAAGCCTCGGAATAAACCTGCAGTCAGGGTTGAGCCCGATCGCGAGACACCAGGCACCAAGGCCAAGGCTTGGGCCAAGCCCATCCACAGGCCATCTGCAAGGCGCAGTTGACTGAGATCGCGCTGATGTTTGCTCAGTTGCTCAGAGGCACCTAGCAAGAGCCCCATCACGATGGAGACCACCGCGATCGCGCCCAAACTACGCAGAGGGGAATTGTCGTAATCGGGAATGAAGCGCTTGATCAGCAGGCCGCCGATCAGAATTGGAATGGTGCCAAAGAGGATGCCCAAGCCCATCTGGGCCGATTCACTGCGAAAATCCTTTTGCCGGACGGCGCTGACCAGCCCCCGCAGAACGTAGGTCAAGTCCTGACGGAAGTAGGACAGGACTGCCACAATGCTGCCGAGCTGAATCACCGCAGTAAACGCCACACCAGGATCGCCCCAGCCCAAGACCACTGGCACAACTTTGAGGTGAGCTGTGCTGCTGATTGGCAAAAATTCAGTGGCACCTTGGACAAACCCCAAAACAATGGCCTGCCAAAGGTCGAGGCGATCGGCGCTACTGACAGCAATGAGCATGGAGAGCGCTTCCTGTCCGCGGATCACGGGCGTGAGACAACTTCAGCATTGTGACTGATTGTTGCTCTTTCGTTGTGGCGATCGCGGCAATCGAGCGGCTGGCTACTTTTCGAGCCGCACCACGTACCACTGCACCACCAGTCCAGGCTCTGTCTCAAACTCGCAGGCAGTGTTGAGCAGGTCCTGCGCTTGGGCTTTGCGATCGCCGCGCTCCGCCGTACCCATCGGCAAATTGTCGGGATAGCGATCGATCAGGGCTTCTAGATAGGCCAGCATTTCCTCTGGCGTCACAAACCGTTCTGGCTGATTGGGTTCCAGCAGGACATAGGCGTCTTCGCGATAGAGCAGAGCATTGGCCATAGCAAACTCCTAGAAGAGATTCGTCAACGCCTAAACGGTGCTGAGCGGCTGGGGAACGAGTTCCGCTGCAACATTGATGGCAAAAGCGGCCTCCAGCGCATGACGGTTGTAGTCAAAACTCCAGAGTTCTAGGGCACAGTCCTCACCAGACCGAGCGGGATGGAGTTGAAGCAGCAGCTGTCGTTGGGGTGCGAGATAACGACAGTGGAGGCTGGCGATCGCTCCTACTTGTCGGCGATCGAGGGCAACTGCCGCCCGCAGAATAGCGCTGAGCTGTTCCACGAGGCGGCGCTGTTCTTTGGTAGGTAAGGTGCGGAAGTTCTCGTGTTTTTTCTTGGGCAGACTCTTGCGGTGATAGCGTGCCAGATTGGCGATCAACTCAATTTCTGTCTCGTTGTAGCCCAGCAGTCCGCCGTGGCGAATCAAGTAATAGGAATGCTTGTGGTGCGAGGAGTGGTCGATGTGATGGCCGCAGTTGTGGAGAATTGCAGCGGCCCAGAGCAGCTGTCGTTCGCCTTCGCCCCATTGGTGCAGGTATCCCTGCAGCTGATCGAAGAGACTGAGGGCTAACCGGGCAACCTGCTCGCCGTGACTGACATCCACCCGAAACTTGCGCGCTTGATTGTAGACACTGCGCTGCCGCACCGATCCCTGATAGCGCAATTTATCTTCGATCAGCCCATGACTGAGCATCCAATCGACAATCAACCCTTCGCGCAGCGCCCGCTCGCAGATCGTGATCTGATCGCAGCCCAACATCTGCATCGTTTCCTGCAGCACGATCGCCCCAGCCACAATGATCTCGGCCCGTCGTTCTGAGAGCTCCGGCAGGGTTTGACGCTCGGCAAACGGCATCCGTCGCAACTGCTGAACCAGTTGTTGCAGATCACTCAGGGCCAAGCTGTAGCCATTAAATGTCGTGGGCAAGCCCCCCTGACTTTGATGGGCATGCAGGGCTGCCAGGGCTTGAATCGTACCCGAGGTCCCAATTAGGCGCAGGGGCGTGCTGGGGGGTAGGGCCGCTTTGACTTCATCGACCGCCCGCTCGACCATGCCCCGCACATAAGCCTGCAGCACAGTGTATTCACTGGGGCTAATCGGGTCGGTGTGAATGAACTCCTGAGTCAGCCGGACTGCACCGACTTTGGTACTGGTCAGACAGAGGGGTTCTTGCCCTGCACCCAGAATTAGCTCGGTGGAACCGCCGCCAATGTCGATAATGGCGTGGTGTCGTTGCTGGAAATCCATGCCCGACAGCACCCCAAGGTAAATGCGCCGTGCTTCCTCGGGGCCAGAGATTAAATCAACTTCCAGCCCGACTTCATGGATGACGCGATCGAGAAATTGGCGACCATTGGGGGCTTCCCGCACCGCACTGGTGGCCACAGCCACGATTTGGGTGGCTCCCCGAGCCGCCGCGATCGCCTGGCACCGTTGCAGGGCTTGCAATGCGCGCTCCATCGCAGCTTCAGTCAATTCCCCCGTCGCCGGATCGCGATCGCCCAAGCGAACTGTGGCCTTCTCGGTGCCAATGATGTCGAAGGCGGGCAGATCGGGCCGAATCCGCACCACCACCATGTGAATGGAGTTCGTGCCCACATCAATCGCCGCCAAAATCGGTTCCGACCCTAGCTCGCTCGGCAGGGACGGCTGGGTGTGGGGCACAATCTCGGTGCTCATGGGCGCGGGTTCCAAGCTAGGCCTAGTCTGCCATGCAGCGGGGGACTCACTGGCAGTGGGATAATAAAGCCGTTCTTGACGGTGCTATGAGTTCCTCTGCCTCCCGTGAATCGACTTGGTTAGCAGTCATTCGCCTACTGCGCTGGGACAAGCCAGCAGGGCGCTTGATTCTCTTGATTCCTGCACTCTGGGCAGTGGTACTGGCTTCCGCTGGGCGGCCTGATTTTGGCTTGCTGTTGGTGATCGTGAGTGGCGGATTGGCTGCCAGTGCCGCCGGTTGCGTGATCAATGATCTTTGGGATCGCAACCTCGATCCGCGGGTTGAGCGCACCAAACAACGCCCGTTGGCTTCTCGTCGTCTCTCAACACGGGTGGGCGCGATCGCGGCGATCGTATCGCTAGTCGCTGCTTGGGGACTGTCCCAATTCCTCACTCCCCTTGGCTACTGGCTCTGCGTGGCGGCTGTGCCTGTGATTGTGCTCTATCCTGGTGCGAAACGCGTCTTTCCAGTCCCGCAACTGGTGCTGGCGATCGCTTGGGGATTCAGTGTGCTGATCAGCTGGGCAGCCGTCCAAGGGGAACTGCAGCCAGCAACAGCGGCACTCTGGGCAGCGACACTGTTTTGGACCTTGGGCTTTGATACGGTTTATGCCCTCGCCGATCGCGAAGACGACATTCAAGTGGGCATCCAGTCCAGCGCCCGCTTCTTTGGTGACTTAGCCCCACAGGCGATCGCGGCTTGCTACCTCTTGACTAGCCTCTTCCTGGCTTGGACGGGGGTTTTACTCAACCTCCATCCGCTCTTTTGGTTGACCTGGGGCGGGGCGACAGGCTTGTGGGTCTATCAAAGCTGGCGCTTGCGAGAGCCGCTGCCGCGCTCAGTCTATAGCCAGATTTTTGCGGAGAACGTCTCGATTGGTCTGTTGGTACTGACAGGCTTTTGGTTAGGGGTTGGGCTACTGTGACGAGCGTCTGGCCAGAGCCTCTTCAACCGGGCGATCGCCTGCTGGCGATCGCGCCTAGTGGTTGCCTGCGTGAACTTGACGCTCTGCAAGCAGCGCTTGAGCTTTGGCGGCAGGCGGGCTTTCAGATTGACCTCGCGCCGCACTGGCAGGAGCAACAGGGATATTTAGCCGGCAGCGATCGCGATCGCCTCGCGGACTTGAAAGCAGGTTGGCTCGATCCGCACTATCGCGGCTTGGTCTGCATTCGGGGTGGCTGGGGTGCTGCTCGACTTCTCGAAGGATGGGACGACTGGCCAACTCCACCAGAACCGAAATGGTTGATTGGCTTTTCGGATATCACCACGCTGTTGTGGACGCTGACGCGCCAGCAACGGGGAGCGGTTCATGCTCCCGTTTTGACGACCCTAGCAGCGGAACCCCCGCGATCGCTGCAGCGCCTTTGGGATTGTCTGCAAGGCAAACCACTAGAACCCCTCGCCGGTAGCGTCTGGGTGCCCGGAACAGCAGAAGGCCCCATCTACCCCGCCAACCTAACAGTGGCGACCCATCTGCTGGGAACGCCTTGGCTGCCCGACCTGCGCGGTGCCATTCTGGCGATCGAGGATGTTTCGGAGCAACCCTATCGGCTTGATCGCTTGTTGACCCAGTGGCGCTTAAGCGGTCAACTCCAGCATCTGGCTGGGATTGCGGTCGGGCGCTTCAGTCAGTGCGATCCGCCCTCCGATCGCCCCAGTTTTAGTGTCGAAGCGGTTCTGCGCGATCGCCTCAGTGACCTTGGGATCCCAGTGCTCGCGGACTTGCCCTTCGGGCATGATGGCGAAAATGCTGCCTTGCCGGTCTGGGCGATCGCCCAGATTCAAGGCGATCGCCTCCAGATTGATTGGCCCGCTGCCAGTCAGGAGTAAGAGAAGCTACAACTGACAGCGATCGCGTTAGTGGGGCACTACAGGGCATTCGGCGAAGTTTTTCGACCAAACCTCAGGGTGAACCGTCAGTTGCGACTTGAGTTCAGCAGGCAAATTCCACTGTTCGGGATGGGGCAGGTCAGCGCCAGTGGGTTGAGCGCCACAGTAGGGACGGCTGCCCGGTTTATCGAGGTACTGCTGGTGGTACTCCTCCGCGAAGTAGAAGGTCGGCGCATCAATGATTTCAGTAGTGATGGCGCCGTAGCCCTTGGCTTTTAAGACCGCTTGGTAGGCTGCTTGAGAAGCCAGCGCAATCTGCTTTTGCTCGGGCGTGTAGCAATAGATGCCAGAGCGGTATTGCGTACCGCGATCGGGTCCTTGACCCATCCCTTGGGTGGGGTCGTGGCTCTCCCAAAAGGCTTTGAGCAGGTCCGCGTAGCTAATGCGATCGGGATCGTAGGCAACGCGCACGACTTCGTTATGGCCTGTCAGTCCGCTGCAGACTTCACGATAGTTCGGGTTGGGGGTCAGGCCGCCAGCATAGCCAACCGCTGTCGAGTAGACGCCGGGCAACTGCCAAAACTGTTTTTCGGTTCCCCAGAAGCAGCCGTTACCAAAGAGGGCGAGTTGAATCCCGACTGGAAAGGGGCCATCAAGCGGAGTCCCCAGCACAAAGTGTTTTGCCGGCACCAGCATCGCTTGCGCACGACCCGGTAAGGCCTGTTCAGGAGTAGGGAGGCCGGGTTTCTTGCCAAACAGTCCAAACATGGTGCGATCGCAGGAATGTGCTTCTCCACTCTGCCATTTCTCTCCCCTTGCCTAGGGTCGCAACGATCGCAGCGCAACCGAGGGCTTCAGGCGACCGTCTCGCTCGGTCCAAACCAAGATCGACTGCGATTAGCGATCGCGACCAGCACCAGCATCATCGGCACTTCCACCAAAACACCGACTACCGTGGCGATCGCCGCGCCGGACTGCAGGCCAAACAGACTGATTGCCACAGCAACTGCCAGCTCAAAGAAGTTCGAAGTCCCGATCAAAGCAGCGGGGGCAGCCTGACTGTGGGGTAGCTTCCAGCGCCAAGCCCAGGCGTAGGCGATCGCAAAAATCAGCAGACTTTGCAGCAAAATCGGCACGGCAATGAGAGCGATCGTCTGGGGCTGCGCCAAAAAAGCCGATGCTTGAAAGCCAAAGAGTAGCAGCACCGTCAGCAATAGTCCGAGGGTTGAGAATGGCTTACAGGCGCGATCGAACTGACTGATTGCAGCCGCTCCCCGTTTCAACAAGCGGTTGCGCAAGCTTTGTCCGACGAGCAAGGGCACCGCCACGTAGAGCAGCACGGAGCCCAAGAGGGTTGGCCAAGGTACGGTGATCGCAGCGAGTCCTAGCAACAGCGCAGTGATCGGGGCATAGGCAACGACTGTCACCAAGTCATTGACCGCCACTTGAATGAGCGTGAAGGTCGGATCGCCCTGCGTCAGACGGCTCCAGACGAAAACCATGGCAGTGCAAGGCGCAGCCCCCAAGAGGATCAGACCGGCGATCGCCGACTCCGCAAGCTGGGGTTCAATCCAGTCCCGAAAGAACCAACCGAGGAACAGCCAGCCGAGCAGCGCCATCGTGAATGGCTTGATTGCCCAGTTGACTGCCAGCGTGACGATAAACCCCTTGGGCTGACGACCGAGTTGCTTAGCAGCCCCTAAATCAACATCAACCAGCATCGGCAGAATCATGCACCAGATCAGCACCGCGATCGGCAGGTTGATCTGAGCAATTTCCCAACGGCTTAAACCGGCAAAGAAAGCCGGAAATTGCTGACCCAGCAGTAGACCCAACCCGATCGCGATCGCTACCCAGAGACTGAGCCAGCGTTCAAAGAAACCCAAGCGGGGGGCGCGATCGCAGGAAGCAGTCATAGGAGTGGGGCTTGTGTTGCAGAAAACAGGCTGGCGCTGCTTATCAAGATAATTTGATGAGTAGTGCAACTGTCAAGGAATGACGCCATGCGCGTTGGCATCAATGGATTTGGGCGGATCGGCCGACTGGCTCTGCGAGCCGCGTGGGATTGGACAGAACTGGAGGTTGTCCAGATCAATGAACCCTACGGTGAGGCTGCCGCTGCAGCGCATTTATTAGAGTTTGACTCCAGTCAAGGGCGCTGGTCGCGCGAGATCACGGCGACGGCAGACAGCCTGACGATTGAGGGGCGATCGCTACACTACAGTCGCGCCACCAATCCAGCCGCGATCGATTGGGCAGCGCAGGGCGTTGAGCTGGTTTTGGAGTGCAGCGGCCAATTTCGGACGGCAGAGAAGCTGGAGCCACATTTTCAGGCGGGCGTTCAAACCGTGATTGTTTCTGCGCCCGTAAAAGAGGCGCTGAATATCGTCATGGGGGTCAACGACAATCGCTACGACCCTAGCCAGCACCGGCTGCTAACCGCTGCTTCCTGTACGACCAACTGTCTGGCACCCGTTGTCAAAGTCTTGCAGGAGGCGATCGGGATTCGCCATGGTTTGGTGACGACCATTCATGACCAAACGGCGACGCAGTCAATCGTTGATTCCTATCACAAAGACCTACGGCGATCGCGGGCAGCGGGGCAGTCGCTGATTCCGACTTCGACTGGATCAGCCACTGCGATCGGGCTAATTTTTCCAGAGCTGCAGGGCAAACTCGACGGTTTGGCAGTGCGGGTGCCGCTGCTCAATGCCTCACTGACTGATGCGGTGTTTGAACTAGAGCATGAGACGTCTGTTGAGGAGGTTAATGGTCTGTTTCAAGCAGCTGCCAGCGGTTCACTGCAAGGAATCTTGGGCTACGAAGAGCGACCGCTAGTTTCGGTGGATTATCGCGGTGATGCGCGATCAGCGATCGTGGATGCCCTTTCCACACGCGTGATCAACGGTACGCAGGTCAAGGTTCTGGCTTGGTACGACAACGAATGGGGCTATAGCAACCGCTTGACGGAACTGGCACGGAAAGTTGCGAGGGCGTTGGCATGAGTGCTTCCTCTGAGGCGATCGCCCTGCGCCGCTACGCCTTGGTGACACTGGCCTATTGGGGCTTCACGATTACCGATGGGGCGCTGCGACTGCTCGTCCTGCTCTACTTCAACCAGATTGGCTACAGTCCGCTGGCGATCGCGAGCCTTTTTCTGCTCTACGAAATCTTCGGCATCGTCACCAATTTTTTGGGTGGCTGGATTGGGGCTCGCTTTGGCCTCAAGCTGACGCTCTACGGCGGCGTTGCTTTGCAAATTGCGGCGCTGTTGCTGCTATCCAGCCTCAATCGCAACTGGCCAATGTGGGGCGCGATCGCTTGGGTGATGGCCGCGCAAGCGCTCTCCGGCATCGCCAAAGATCTGACCAAGATGAGCGCCAAGAGTGCGATTCGCTTGGTGGTGCCGCGTCAGGCCGAAGGACGCCTGTTCAAATGGGTGGCCGTGCTCACCGGCTCTAAGAATGCTCTGAAAGGCGTGGGCTTTTTTGTCGGCAGTCTGTTGCTAGCCAGTTTGGGCTACCAAGGGGCATTACAGGCTCTCGCTGTCGGTCTCAGCCTGGTTTTGATTAGCAGCATCGGGGTGCCCGCCAACCTTGGCCAACTGAAGCGCAAGCCAAAGTTCAAGCAGCTTTTTTCCAAATCTCAGGGCATCAATATCCTCTCCGCAGCTCGCTTTTTCCTGTTTGGCGCACGGGATATTTGGTTCGTCGTTGCCTTACCGGTCTTCCTCCGCACCGCGCCACCCTTGGGATTGGGCTGGAGTTTCACGCAGACGGGCGCCTTTCTGGCGTTGTGGGTGATTGGCTATGGCTTAATTCAAACGATCGCGCCGCCTTTATTGCGCTGGCTGGAAACAGGTCGTCCCCCCAGTCCGCAGACTGTACAACGCTGGGGCAGTGGCCTAGCGATCGCACCTGCTGGGATGGCGATCGCACTGCAAGCGGGTTGGGCGGCAGGGCCAGTGGTGATTGTGGGGCTAGCCTTGTTTGGCCTGCTGTTTGCCGTTAATTCCGCCGTGCATTCCTACTTGGTTTTGGCTTACAGCGCCGATGATCAGGTCGCCTTAGATGTTGGCTTCTACTACATGGCGAATTCAGCGGGGCGACTGGCGGGTACTGTCCTGTCAGGACTGATCTTCCAACTGCTAGGGCTGACAGGATGCCTTTGGGGATCCGCCTTGATGGTGGCGCTGGCCGCCGCGATCGCCCTTGCCTTGCCCGCTTTACCAACCACGCCCTCAGCAACCGCAACGAGCTGAGCACTGACTTGTGAGGCAGCCGCCAACATGGCAGCCTGAGGAAATTGCGCTGCGCTGATCATGTCCGCTGCTCCCCCAACTTGGACGCCCGTTCCCACAGACGATGGCTCCTACACGTTTTACTCCGAGACGTTTCAGGAGACCTTTCACAGCCGCGAGGGAGCCCGTCAGGAAGCTGAGCAAAAGTATGTGCAGCAGTTGCAAATCGGCACTTGGGCAGCCCAGCGATCGCCCCTGCGGATTTTAGATGTCTGCTATGGCCTCGGCTACAACACCGCTGCAGCGTTGGAATCGGTTCTGGCAGCCGGTGAGGGGCACTTGCAATGGCTGGGCTTAGAACTGGATCCCACTGTGCCGCAGGCTGTGGTCAGTAGCAATTTGATTCAGGAATGGTCACCGCCGGTGCAACAGATGCTGCGGGATCTGGCCCAGACCGGTAACCACCAGAGCGATCGCTTTCAGGGGCAACTGCTCTGGGGCGATGCCCGCCAGACAATCCAAGAGGCGATCGCCCAGAACTTTCAAGCTGACGCTATTTTTCTCGATCCCTTCTCGCCCAAGCGCTGTCCCCAGCTCTGGACGGTGGAGTTTTTACAGCTCGTGGCTCGCTGCTTAGCACCCCAGGGACGACTGGTCACCTACTGTCGTGCTGCCGCTGTCCGCACTGCTCTACAGCTAGCTGGCTTGCAGATCACCAACCTGCCGGCACCCGCTTCGGCCTTTGCCCATCGTTGGTCCTTGGGCACGATCGCCGCTTGGGAACCGCTCCCTTCCCTGTCTCAAGCTGAGCAGGAGCACTTACACTGCCGCGCTGCCGTGCCTTATCGCGATCCGACGTTGCAGGATACCGCCGAAGTCATTCGCCAACGACGCGATCGCGAGCAGCAGCAGAGTGAGCTGGAGTCCACCAGTGCTTGGCGTCGACGCTGGGGCTTGCAGGCCGATCCCTAGCGGTGGTTTACAGACTCGGTCAGTACCCAATCAGGTCGGAGGACTTGAGCGCCCCGCAGGTAGGGATGCTCGATCGGTGGCTGATCTGCGGGGCAGTTGAAATGCAGGAGCAGACGGATGCAGCGCTCTAAGCTGCCCTGCACATACATTTGCTGAACGTCCAGCAGCGGCACGTTCTGCCAACCGGGGCGCTGGCGCGCGACCGCCGCTGGAAACATGGCATCAAGGTCACGGGTGACCGAGAAAGTCAGGCTAACAATATCGTCCGGGTTGAGAGGATTGCGGCGCTCGAGCTCATCCAGTAGTTCACTGACGGCTTCACGCATTGCTTCCGCCGTGTTTTCACGAACGGTCGTTGCACCTCGAATCGCTTTGACCCGCCACGACACGGCCTATCCTCCTGGGCAATCATCCCTCCAGAGTATCCCGTGATTCAGGCCAGACCTCAAGGACGGTAGAGCCAGAGTGGTTGACCAGCAGCCGTCAGCTCAAACTCCAGCCAATCAAGGCCGGCACCGACCTGTCCCAAGGGCAGCAGTCGACGAGTGAGGGGCTTGGGTTCTTCGATTGGCGCGAGGGTTGCTTTCTCAGGATCCAGCCCCACCAGTTCAGCCGCCCAACTCCGGGCATCTTCTTCAGTCCCCAGGCGATCGACTAACCCTAAGCTCAGCGCTTGCTCTCCCGTGAAAATTCGTCCATCGGCAAAGCTTTTCACGGTGTCAACGCTCAATTGCCGCGCCTCGGCGACCGTTTGGACAAATTGCTGATAGCTGGTGTCGATCAGGGTTTGCAGGATGTCCTTTTCGTTCTCAGTCAGCTCGCGATCGAAGGAAAGGATGTCCTTATAGGGACCGGATTTGATCACCTTGAAGGAGACACCAACCCGTTCCAGCAGGCGTTCAATGTTATTACCGCGCAGAATCACGCCAATGCTGCCCGTGATCGTACCGGGGTTGCTGACGATTTTGTCGGCTCCCATGCCAATGTAGACACCGCCTGACGCCGAGATATTGCCAAAGCTGGCGATGACTTTAGTTTGATGCTGGCTGCGCAGCCGCTTCAGGGCTTCATAGATTTCTTGAGAGTCGCCCACAGTCCCGCCCGGGCTATCAATCCGCAGCAGCAGTGCGGGATAGCCTCGTTCGGCCACAGTCTTTAGCGATCGCAATAGCCGTTGACGGGTTCCCCCGGCGATCGCCCCCGACACTTCGATGCGAGCAATTTGTTTGCGGGCACGGCGCGGGAAGGGCCAAACCATAGGGAATCCGAGAATGTTGAAGTTCTCTGATTGTAGGAAATCCCCGTTAGAGCTGAAGCCAAAAGCGGCGATCGCAGCCTTGTTAGAATGAGCGCCGACCTTTCCGCCATCGCTATGCCTGCTGCTGGGCCGCCTGCGCTCGCCAAGACTCCGCTTTTGCTGGCGCCCTTTTTCCTCTGGGGAACAGCCATGGTGGCCATGAAAGGCACCACCGATCACACCACCCCACTGTTTCTCGCGACTGTTCGCTTGCTACCAGCTGGACTGCTAGTTCTTCTCGCCGCCGTTTGGCTCGGTCGCCCTCATCCTCAGGGCTGGCGGGCTTGGGCTTGGATCAGTCTGTTTGCCGTGGTGGATGGCACCCTTTTCCAAGGCTTTTTGGCGGAAGGATTAGCGAGAACCGGAGCCGGTATTGGTTCCGTCATGATTGACTCGCAGCCACTGATTGTGGCGTTGCTGGCTTTTTGGCTGTTTGGAGAACGGATCGGACTTTGGGGCTGGCTCGGGCTGGCGATCGGCATTCTTGGCATCAGCCTGTTGGGGCTACCGGAAGCTTGGCTCTTGGCGGTGAGCGATCGCCTGCTGCAATGGCTACATTTACCACTTCATGCGGCCACACCAGCGATCGCGGATCTCTGGCCTACCGACCAAAACTGGCTGAGGGCACTATTCAACAATGGTCGCTGGCTGATGCTGCTTGCCGCCGCATCCATGGCCGTAGGCACAATTCTCAGTCGCTACGTCTCGCGTTGGGCTGACCCAATCGCAGCTACCGGCTGGCACATGGTGGTCGGATCCATTCCCCTCGCCTTTGGCAGCTGGAGCCTCGAAAGCCAGCAGTGGCAACAGCTCGGTCTGAATGATTGGCTAGCTTTGAGCTACGCGACCGTCTTTGGCAGTGCGATCGCCTACGGCCTCTTCTTCTACTTCGCGGCCAGCGGTAGTTTGACGAGTCTGAGTGCGCTGACGTTTCTCACGCCTGTCTTTGCCCTCCTGTTTGGCAACCTCTTTTTGGGCGAACAGTTGGGCATGATCCAGTGGGTTGGCGTTGTCCTCAGCTTGATCAGCATCCTGCTGATTAGCCAGCG
The sequence above is a segment of the Synechococcus elongatus PCC 11801 genome. Coding sequences within it:
- the arsB gene encoding ACR3 family arsenite efflux transporter yields the protein MTASCDRAPRLGFFERWLSLWVAIAIGLGLLLGQQFPAFFAGLSRWEIAQINLPIAVLIWCMILPMLVDVDLGAAKQLGRQPKGFIVTLAVNWAIKPFTMALLGWLFLGWFFRDWIEPQLAESAIAGLILLGAAPCTAMVFVWSRLTQGDPTFTLIQVAVNDLVTVVAYAPITALLLGLAAITVPWPTLLGSVLLYVAVPLLVGQSLRNRLLKRGAAAISQFDRACKPFSTLGLLLTVLLLFGFQASAFLAQPQTIALIAVPILLQSLLIFAIAYAWAWRWKLPHSQAAPAALIGTSNFFELAVAVAISLFGLQSGAAIATVVGVLVEVPMMLVLVAIANRSRSWFGPSETVA
- a CDS encoding tRNA (5-methylaminomethyl-2-thiouridine)(34)-methyltransferase MnmD — encoded protein: MSAAPPTWTPVPTDDGSYTFYSETFQETFHSREGARQEAEQKYVQQLQIGTWAAQRSPLRILDVCYGLGYNTAAALESVLAAGEGHLQWLGLELDPTVPQAVVSSNLIQEWSPPVQQMLRDLAQTGNHQSDRFQGQLLWGDARQTIQEAIAQNFQADAIFLDPFSPKRCPQLWTVEFLQLVARCLAPQGRLVTYCRAAAVRTALQLAGLQITNLPAPASAFAHRWSLGTIAAWEPLPSLSQAEQEHLHCRAAVPYRDPTLQDTAEVIRQRRDREQQQSELESTSAWRRRWGLQADP
- the aroH gene encoding chorismate mutase is translated as MSWRVKAIRGATTVRENTAEAMREAVSELLDELERRNPLNPDDIVSLTFSVTRDLDAMFPAAVARQRPGWQNVPLLDVQQMYVQGSLERCIRLLLHFNCPADQPPIEHPYLRGAQVLRPDWVLTESVNHR
- a CDS encoding ArsJ-associated glyceraldehyde-3-phosphate dehydrogenase; amino-acid sequence: MRVGINGFGRIGRLALRAAWDWTELEVVQINEPYGEAAAAAHLLEFDSSQGRWSREITATADSLTIEGRSLHYSRATNPAAIDWAAQGVELVLECSGQFRTAEKLEPHFQAGVQTVIVSAPVKEALNIVMGVNDNRYDPSQHRLLTAASCTTNCLAPVVKVLQEAIGIRHGLVTTIHDQTATQSIVDSYHKDLRRSRAAGQSLIPTSTGSATAIGLIFPELQGKLDGLAVRVPLLNASLTDAVFELEHETSVEEVNGLFQAAASGSLQGILGYEERPLVSVDYRGDARSAIVDALSTRVINGTQVKVLAWYDNEWGYSNRLTELARKVARALA
- the arsJ gene encoding organoarsenical effux MFS transporter ArsJ, encoding MSASSEAIALRRYALVTLAYWGFTITDGALRLLVLLYFNQIGYSPLAIASLFLLYEIFGIVTNFLGGWIGARFGLKLTLYGGVALQIAALLLLSSLNRNWPMWGAIAWVMAAQALSGIAKDLTKMSAKSAIRLVVPRQAEGRLFKWVAVLTGSKNALKGVGFFVGSLLLASLGYQGALQALAVGLSLVLISSIGVPANLGQLKRKPKFKQLFSKSQGINILSAARFFLFGARDIWFVVALPVFLRTAPPLGLGWSFTQTGAFLALWVIGYGLIQTIAPPLLRWLETGRPPSPQTVQRWGSGLAIAPAGMAIALQAGWAAGPVVIVGLALFGLLFAVNSAVHSYLVLAYSADDQVALDVGFYYMANSAGRLAGTVLSGLIFQLLGLTGCLWGSALMVALAAAIALALPALPTTPSATATS
- the msrA gene encoding peptide-methionine (S)-S-oxide reductase MsrA, which translates into the protein MFGLFGKKPGLPTPEQALPGRAQAMLVPAKHFVLGTPLDGPFPVGIQLALFGNGCFWGTEKQFWQLPGVYSTAVGYAGGLTPNPNYREVCSGLTGHNEVVRVAYDPDRISYADLLKAFWESHDPTQGMGQGPDRGTQYRSGIYCYTPEQKQIALASQAAYQAVLKAKGYGAITTEIIDAPTFYFAEEYHQQYLDKPGSRPYCGAQPTGADLPHPEQWNLPAELKSQLTVHPEVWSKNFAECPVVPH
- the sppA gene encoding signal peptide peptidase SppA; translated protein: MVWPFPRRARKQIARIEVSGAIAGGTRQRLLRSLKTVAERGYPALLLRIDSPGGTVGDSQEIYEALKRLRSQHQTKVIASFGNISASGGVYIGMGADKIVSNPGTITGSIGVILRGNNIERLLERVGVSFKVIKSGPYKDILSFDRELTENEKDILQTLIDTSYQQFVQTVAEARQLSVDTVKSFADGRIFTGEQALSLGLVDRLGTEEDARSWAAELVGLDPEKATLAPIEEPKPLTRRLLPLGQVGAGLDWLEFELTAAGQPLWLYRP